From the genome of Phytohabitans rumicis, one region includes:
- a CDS encoding ABC transporter ATP-binding protein has protein sequence MTTAMTESTATGIRAAAHSGRLQLDGLTKSFASRSGAVTAVDSVTLDVAPGEFITLLGPSGCGKTTTLRMVAGFEEATAGHIRLDGQVIDAIPPQRRPMAMVFQSYALFPHLTVAGNIGYGLRLLRRSRDEIATSMRMALTSMNLVGLEDRSPHELSGGQQQRVALARALVVQPKVLLFDEPLSNLDAKLRGAMRAEIRRIQRMFGITSIYVTHDQDEAMSMSDRIVVMNRGRVEQVATPGEIYLRPASVFVADFIGRANFIEVMVERVHGSTAVVHTLGQRLEVAAHQDAAAGGDAYLMMRPETIALVPVTDGGTGIGVVLRSTFHGPTIDYEVETTSGTITVTEPGRDPRQLLVEGTNVDITIDQERAYLLAGE, from the coding sequence ATGACCACCGCCATGACCGAATCGACCGCCACCGGCATCCGGGCAGCCGCCCACAGTGGACGGTTGCAACTGGACGGTCTGACCAAGAGCTTCGCCAGCCGCTCCGGCGCGGTGACCGCCGTCGACAGCGTGACCCTCGACGTCGCACCGGGCGAGTTCATCACGCTGCTCGGCCCGTCCGGCTGCGGGAAGACCACGACCCTGCGCATGGTCGCCGGGTTCGAGGAGGCCACCGCCGGCCACATCCGGCTGGACGGCCAGGTCATCGACGCGATCCCGCCGCAGCGCCGGCCGATGGCCATGGTGTTCCAGAGCTACGCGCTGTTTCCGCACCTCACCGTCGCCGGCAACATCGGGTACGGCTTGCGGCTGCTGCGGCGCTCCCGCGACGAGATCGCTACCAGCATGCGGATGGCGTTGACCAGCATGAACCTGGTGGGCCTGGAGGACCGCAGCCCGCACGAGCTGTCCGGCGGGCAGCAACAGCGGGTGGCACTGGCCCGGGCCCTGGTGGTGCAGCCGAAGGTGCTGCTCTTCGACGAGCCGCTGTCCAACCTGGACGCAAAGCTGCGCGGCGCGATGCGGGCCGAGATCCGGCGGATCCAGCGGATGTTCGGGATCACCAGCATCTACGTCACCCACGACCAGGACGAGGCGATGAGCATGTCCGACCGGATCGTGGTGATGAACCGGGGCCGGGTGGAGCAGGTCGCCACGCCGGGGGAGATCTACCTGCGGCCGGCCAGCGTGTTCGTCGCGGACTTCATCGGCCGGGCCAACTTCATCGAGGTGATGGTGGAGCGCGTGCACGGCAGCACCGCCGTCGTGCACACGCTCGGCCAGCGGCTGGAGGTGGCGGCCCACCAGGACGCGGCGGCCGGCGGCGACGCGTACCTGATGATGCGGCCGGAGACGATCGCGCTGGTGCCGGTCACCGACGGCGGCACCGGGATCGGCGTGGTGCTGCGCTCCACGTTCCACGGCCCGACCATCGACTACGAGGTGGAGACCACGAGCGGCACCATCACCGTCACCGAGCCTGGCCGCGACCCCCGGCAGCTGCTGGTCGAGGGCACCAACGTCGACATCACGATCGACCAGGAACGCGCGTACCTGCTCGCCGGCGAGTAG
- a CDS encoding VOC family protein → MADVKPIPDNYPQVVPYLCIDGASTAIDYYRTVFGATERMRMSEPDGRLGHAELEIGTAVVMLSDEFPDLGIRGPKSIGGTPVTISLYIENVDDVFNRAIEAGATALRPVTDQFYGDRTGQFVDPFGHRWSVATRIEDLSPQEMAKRAATATSA, encoded by the coding sequence ATGGCTGACGTGAAGCCCATCCCCGACAACTATCCCCAGGTCGTGCCCTACCTCTGCATCGACGGCGCCAGCACAGCGATCGATTACTACCGCACCGTGTTCGGAGCGACCGAACGGATGCGGATGTCCGAGCCAGACGGCAGGCTGGGCCACGCCGAACTGGAGATCGGCACAGCCGTAGTCATGCTGTCGGACGAGTTCCCGGACCTGGGCATCCGGGGACCGAAGAGCATCGGCGGCACGCCAGTCACCATCAGCCTCTACATCGAAAACGTTGACGACGTCTTCAATCGGGCGATCGAGGCCGGCGCCACCGCCCTACGCCCCGTCACCGATCAGTTCTACGGCGATCGCACCGGCCAGTTCGTGGACCCGTTCGGGCATCGGTGGAGTGTCGCCACCCGCATCGAGGATCTTTCCCCGCAGGAAATGGCCAAACGCGCCGCGACGGCGACAAGCGCCTGA
- a CDS encoding STAS domain-containing protein, translated as MSAPFSPLATLAPLYVETSIPSPATARVAVAGEVDLATAAALRERLLRVLHGHSLNLLDVNLAGVTFMDCTGIGALIGVRNAAARAGCQVRVTDPQPIVRRVLEATGLLGVFTAPIEQPQRRPARSEYPLGAEPVPTAVTVQANVTIAA; from the coding sequence ATGTCCGCACCCTTTTCCCCGCTGGCGACGTTGGCGCCGCTGTACGTCGAGACGAGCATCCCGTCGCCGGCCACGGCCCGGGTGGCCGTCGCGGGAGAGGTCGACTTGGCAACCGCGGCCGCATTGCGCGAGCGGCTGCTGCGCGTGCTGCACGGGCACAGTCTCAACCTGCTCGACGTCAATCTCGCCGGGGTCACCTTCATGGACTGCACCGGAATCGGTGCGCTCATCGGCGTGCGCAACGCCGCTGCCCGGGCCGGATGCCAGGTGCGCGTCACCGATCCGCAGCCCATTGTCCGCCGGGTTCTGGAGGCGACCGGGTTGCTCGGGGTTTTCACCGCCCCGATCGAGCAGCCACAGCGCCGGCCCGCAAGGTCCGAATATCCGTTGGGAGCCGAACCCGTCCCTACGGCGGTGACGGTGCAGGCCAATGTGACGATTGCCGCCTGA
- a CDS encoding serine/threonine-protein kinase, which yields MTVLAEPPTFSATAAYPGYRSTTAPTASEAGALADPDSTVDTWALHQSDPVNVDGYRLVSRLGAGGMADVFYAVAPTGEPVAVKLLHAVDGAAEACLREYRLASAVDPDCTAPAVGHGVSTAGAYLVTAHLPGYRSGTTLVGGPTPAEQLWTLGGGLAQTLAAIHGKGIVHCDVKPANLLVRGHDVRIIDFGIARYVGERCGDEGMVQCSRGWAAPEQLRTDPATPAVDVFAWGCLLAHLGAVSTRSLAAVKRSGSCGSSWRNQICSGCPRTWTS from the coding sequence ATGACCGTTCTCGCCGAGCCACCTACGTTCAGCGCGACCGCCGCCTACCCGGGGTACCGCTCCACGACCGCGCCCACCGCCTCCGAGGCAGGAGCGTTGGCAGACCCGGACTCCACTGTCGACACCTGGGCGCTTCACCAGAGCGACCCGGTCAACGTTGACGGCTACCGGTTGGTATCGCGTCTCGGGGCGGGCGGGATGGCAGACGTGTTCTACGCGGTAGCGCCCACCGGTGAGCCGGTCGCGGTCAAGCTCCTGCACGCCGTTGACGGGGCTGCCGAGGCATGCCTGCGCGAGTACCGGTTGGCGTCCGCCGTCGATCCGGACTGCACCGCGCCGGCCGTCGGTCACGGCGTGTCCACGGCGGGCGCGTACCTGGTGACGGCTCATCTTCCGGGCTATCGCAGCGGCACCACGTTGGTGGGCGGGCCGACGCCGGCTGAGCAGCTCTGGACGCTTGGAGGGGGGCTGGCCCAGACGCTTGCGGCGATCCACGGAAAGGGCATCGTGCACTGCGATGTGAAGCCGGCGAACCTGCTCGTGCGTGGGCATGACGTTCGCATCATTGATTTCGGTATCGCCCGGTACGTTGGCGAGCGGTGTGGCGATGAGGGGATGGTGCAGTGCAGCCGTGGCTGGGCCGCACCGGAACAGCTGCGTACCGACCCAGCCACGCCGGCGGTGGACGTCTTCGCGTGGGGTTGTCTGCTCGCCCACCTGGGAGCGGTCTCCACCCGTTCGCTAGCCGCAGTGAAGAGGAGTGGATCTTGCGGGTCCAGTTGGCGCAACCAGATCTGTTCGGGCTGCCCCCGAACCTGGACGAGCTGA
- a CDS encoding fatty acid desaturase family protein, giving the protein MRQVRQAGLLERRPTFYAVCITACLLMLAAGWAVFVLLGNSWWQVFTAAFLAFAFAQNGFLAHDAGHRQIFRSRPANDLVGWVHGNLGIGLAFGWWVDKHHRHHAHPNHEGLDPDIGGENLVYTSAQAGARRGLGRLVARHQGALFFPMLLLLAIDLRVSGVKALTRPGYRNRLPEALLFGLHIAAYVTVVLLVLSPVKALVFVAIHQGLLGLYLGAVFAPNHKGMPILSKQDDSDFLRRQVLTARNVRGGRLTDLLLGGLNYQIEHHLFPHMPRPSLPHAQPVIRDYCLGHGLPYAQTSLIDSYRQALAHLNTVGRGDHLGDPVDRQVDAAQV; this is encoded by the coding sequence ATGAGGCAGGTGCGCCAAGCGGGTCTGCTTGAGCGGCGTCCCACCTTCTACGCCGTGTGCATCACCGCGTGTCTGCTCATGCTCGCCGCCGGCTGGGCGGTGTTCGTGTTGCTGGGCAATTCGTGGTGGCAGGTGTTCACCGCGGCGTTCCTGGCCTTCGCGTTCGCGCAGAACGGGTTCCTGGCCCACGATGCCGGGCACCGGCAGATTTTCCGATCTCGGCCCGCCAATGACCTGGTCGGGTGGGTGCACGGCAACCTTGGCATCGGGTTGGCGTTCGGCTGGTGGGTGGACAAGCATCACCGCCACCACGCCCATCCCAACCACGAGGGTCTCGATCCGGACATCGGCGGTGAGAACCTTGTCTACACCAGCGCCCAGGCCGGCGCCCGGCGGGGACTGGGCCGGTTGGTCGCCCGCCACCAGGGTGCGTTGTTCTTCCCGATGCTGTTGCTGTTGGCGATCGACCTGCGCGTTTCCGGCGTCAAGGCGTTGACCCGCCCGGGCTACCGCAACCGGCTGCCGGAGGCGCTGCTGTTCGGTTTGCACATCGCGGCGTACGTCACCGTCGTGCTGCTGGTGCTGTCTCCGGTCAAGGCGCTGGTCTTCGTCGCGATCCATCAGGGACTGCTTGGGCTGTACCTGGGAGCGGTGTTCGCCCCCAACCACAAGGGCATGCCGATCCTGTCCAAGCAGGACGACAGCGACTTCTTGCGCCGCCAGGTCCTGACCGCCCGCAACGTGCGGGGCGGACGGCTGACGGATCTACTCCTGGGTGGGCTCAACTACCAGATCGAGCACCACCTGTTCCCGCACATGCCGCGCCCGTCGCTGCCGCACGCACAACCGGTCATCCGCGACTATTGCCTGGGCCATGGTCTGCCCTACGCGCAGACCAGCCTGATCGACTCCTACCGGCAGGCGCTGGCACACCTGAACACCGTGGGCCGCGGCGACCATCTAGGGGA